CGCTTTTGATGATGGCAATAAAGAAACGATTTTGCTTCCCGCAGAAATGTTGGAATAGCAAAAATCCCCCAATAACTCATTAGTTTAAAATGGGACCGAGACATAAACGTTTCGCTCCGAGAGCTAAGAAGGAATTCACGATAATTGGTACCTATTTGGTGTTCTTCAAAATTTTGTACCGAGGCATGAGTTGTTCTACATCAACTCATGCCTCGGTGTGTGTCACTGCAATTTCGGCTTATTTCCGTAGCCTCCAAATTTTAGTTCTTTAGCAATTCACGGAAATAAAAAAGAGTGCGGGACAATAGTCAGAAAAAAATCTGATTATTGCCCCACACTCTTTTTTCTATTACGCCATTCGTTTCGCAATAAATGAATAGATTGCTATACAGATAACGGCACCGATCAACGCTGAGATGATTGGAAAACCACCGATGACTGGTCCGAAGTTGCCTAATAGCATTGTGCCTACCCAACTTCCGATAAATCCGACAATAATATTACCGATCACACCACCAGGTACATCTTTACCTAAAATCGCTCCGGCAATGGCACCTAGCACACCACCGACAATCAATGACCAAATAAAACTTAGCATATTCGTTTCCTCCTCTGATTTGATTTTGTGTGTTTATTATTCCAACGTACGTACATTACTCTCGTTATTTTTATCTTCTTCGTTCTCATCTTTTTTCTTGTTTTCGAATTTCTCTGCGTATTGCTCTTTCGTCATGATATCATCAACATTCATATTAAACTCAATAACATCAAGTCCTGTCATGTTCTTCACTTCTTCTGCAACTTTTTTCGTTGCTGTATCAAATACTTGAGCAATATTTTTTCCATATTCCCCAATTACATCTAAATCAATGGCCACTTGTTTTGTTCCAACTTCTGCGCTGATTCCTTTAGTTGGATTGTTTCCATTTGTAAATTTGTCGGTTAAGTTTGTAATGGCATTTCCGCTCAATCCTAAAATACCAGGAATTTCTGATACGGCGATACCAGCAATTTTTTTCACGACTTGATCGTCAAATGTTAATTTCGTTTTGATGCCATTTGCGTTTGTTCCTTCAGTTGTGTTTCCATTTGCTTTGTTATCCATTTTCTTCTCAACCTTTCTGATTTTAATTCAATATATTTTTATCTTTCAAAAAAAGCTCGTATAGAAGCTATAATTGAAGAGATAGAACGTTTTTCATCTTGCATTTTACCAATCAAATAACCGATTGCAGTTAAAGCAACTAGTAAGACTGTTTTCCAAAAGCCAATTGTCATAAATAAGATAGCCGTTAAGACAAAAAGACCTGTAAATATAATTTGATTGCGGTAAGGAGCCATTATCATTCGATTTTTCATTATGCTTCCTCCTTTAAACCACACGAGATTCTTTCTTACCACTTGGCAGTAAGGCTGACTCTTCCTTTTTCTTTTTGAAAATGATCTTCGTTTTATTTGTCTCGATCATTGCCATATTTTGTAACGCTTGCGGGATCAATTCTTGCATTTGTTTCCCTTTACTTAAAAGATGCTGTTGTTTTTCATCCGCTATCATCACTTCTACATTTGCTGTCTGTCTCTTTGTCAACCTTACTTTCACCTGTGTATCATTGCTATCAACAATTTTGCGTAATGAAGATTTGGCTATTGACTCCATTGTATTCAACGGTACATTTACCTGACCGACATCTTTTTTTATCTGTATTTGGTTTTTAGTGATTGGTTTGAATAAAACCATTAAAAACATCAAAAACAATACAGCTAATAGTCCAAAAAGGACAACTTGATAAAAGTAAAACAACCAATCAAATTGAAATAGTAAATTATTGAAAAAAGTACTTATAACACCTAGATCCAGCATTTGAGAATACAAACCGGCGATCCCAAAAATACCAGCTATTAACAGTAAAGAGACCAGTCCTTTGATCACTCGCATCGTTTTCTCCCTCCAATATTGTTTACTCTTTTTCTATAGTTTCTTCCTGTCTATACATTTTATGTTAAACTCATTATCCAACAATTACAAAAGATACGCATGCTCTTTTCCGCTCCCTGAATTTATTACCGACAGCTCTCCTTCTATAAATACTCGTATGAATACAATCAGCACATTTTTTCAACTACAAAAAAAGCAAGTTGACTTATGAGAAAATTCTCTTATAAGTCAACTTGCTTTTCAATTTTTTTCAAATGTTATTCAACATAAGCTAAACGATATGAAATAGTTCGTCCAAACGGAAAAACTTGTAACTCTTTTAATCTATCGGATTTTAAATAGCCGATTGCACCTTGATAAAGAGGCAATACAGCTGCATCTTTTTCGATAAGTGTTTCTTCTAGTTCTTTCAATTTATCCCAACGTTTTTCTGGTTCATTTGCTAAAGTGATTCTGGCATCGTTCAATCCTTTATCATATTCAGGATTGTTGTATCCGGCAGTATTCAACCCGCTCTTAGAATCATAAAATTCTAAAAAATTGATTGGATCAGCATAATCTGGTGTCCAAGTGCCAAAAACTAAATCAAAATCACTCGCTGTTTGTAAGTCTAAACGATTTTGCAATGGAACAGATTTTAATGTAATTTTTAAGCCTGGTAGATTTTGTTGTAACTGTCCTTGGACATATTCGATCGTCTTTTTCGCAAGCGCTGAATCAGCTGAAAGCAATTCTAATTCAATTTCATCTTTGCCTAACTCTTTCTTCGCTGTTTCCCAGTTTTTTTGGGCCGCTTTTAAATCGAATGGTAGAAAATCACCATTTTCTTTTCGGAAATCTTCACCTGTCTCAGGATCTTTTGCAAAATCTTTTGGCACAAAACCATTGATTGCAGTCGATCCATCTCCTAATATATCTTTGGCAAAGGTCTCTTTATCGATCCCTTGTAAAATTGCTTTACGAACGTTAACATTTCCCGTTACTTCTCGTTTATGATTTGGGCTTAAATAGCCAACCATTGCTTTAGGGGTAAAATGAGCTTGAGGTGAATCTTTGTATTGCAATGCATACGTATCTGCTAAAACAGTATAATCTAAATCACCTGCATCAAACAGATTTGTTCCTGTACCAATTTCTTTCACTACTTGAACATCAATCGTATCTAATTTGACATTTTTTTGATCCCAATAATCTTTATTTTTCGTTAACTTCCAATTTTCTGTATTGCCATCCCAACCGGAAATCACGAACGGACCATTTCCTACAAAATTATCTGCAGAAGTCCCATAAGCTTCGCCTTTTTCTTTGACAAATTTTTCATTTTTGGGCATAAATGGCGTTCCTACTAAAACTTGCGCTAAATAAGGAATTGGGTATTCCAACGTCATTTCTAACGTTTGATCATCAATAGCTTTTACCCCTAGTTCATCTAGTTTAGCTTGTCCTTCACGGATTTTCCGACCATTTTTGAAAACATCCATTTGGTTACTACTACTTGAACCAAAGCTTGGGTCAACAACATTTCTAAATGCAGAAACAAAGTCGCCAGCTATAACAGGATCACCGTTACTCCATTTTGTCTCTTTTAATTTGAACGTATACACTAATCCATCGTCACTAACAGTCGGTTCGCTTGCGGCAACTGCTAATTCTGGATCATGATTTTTGTCCATCCGATAAAGCCCTTCAACAACCTGACCGATCATATCAGAACTGTATACATCTGTATAATGCGCACTGTCCAGCGTCGATAATTCCCCACCAGAAGCAACTTTGATCACTTGTTGTGTTGTTTTATCACTATCTGTTTTTTCACCAGATGAACTTGTTCCTTTCCCTCCGCTACAAGCTGTCAATAACAAACTCGCTGCCAAAACAAAAATACCAAACTTTTTCTTCATTACCTAATTCCTCCTCTTTTTAAAAGCTGAACTGAACACTTAGTCCTTGAGTAATTTAGACTACCAACTTACGGTCGTTTTTGACTTTCAGGTGATTTAGCTAATTATCGTGGCGCTTGTTCTGTAAAGCTAGATAATTTATAATTCTTCAACGACATAACGAAAAACAGCCATTTCTTGTTCTGAATGATCATAAGCAAAATCAGGATGCCACTGCACCCCTAAAAATGATAGATTTGGATCTTCACTTTCTATCCCTTCAATGATACCATCCTCACTAAAAGCTGTGACTTTTAGTTTATCAGCCAACTTTTTTACGGCTTGAAAATGAAACGAATTGACGGTTGTTTTTTCACCATAAACTTTACGTAAAATACTCCTGTCCTCTGTATGGATCATATGAGTCGGAATTTCTCTTGATACGGGTACCTGCATATGGGAAAATTGGTTATTGTTTACGTGACTGATCTCTTGGTATAGACTACCGCCAAATGCCACATTGACCAACTGTAAGCCACGACAAACTGCAAAAATCGGTTTTTTTTGCGCAACAGCTTCTTCAATCAGTGCTAATTCAAATTGATCTCTTTCTTCTGATAATGAAGCTTCCTCAACTTGAATCTCTTCTCCATATAATCTTGGCGATACATTTTGTCCGCCAGCTAAAATCAGCTTATCAATTTGAGCGATATACTCCTTAGCCAAATCTGGAGCCCCAACTGGCAAAAGCAACGGTAAACCGCCAGCCAATTGGACTGCTTTTACATAACCACAAGGAGTATAGCTGATTGGTAAATGATACAATCGAGCTCCTGCATCTTCAATTTCATTTGCTGCAATCCCAATAATCGGTCGCCTCAATCGACACCACTCCTTTTTACTTTCCGACAATAATTGTACATAGTTTATCAGATATATATGTGAAAGGATAGTATAAATAGAAACGGTGCGATAGTTTTTCGCTATCGCCATTTACTTACTTTTTAACAGTAAACAACTAATTCTATTTTACCTCAACTTTACTTAATCAGTAACTTTTATGCTTAAAGATCACTATTTTCTGAATTTTCTAAACCTAGACTTATTGACAAGAAGAAAAACTGGTGGTAAAGTTATACAAAACAAAGAACAGAAGAGTACCTTTATTTTTTCTAAAAGAGAGTCTTTGGCTGGTGGAAAAAGACAAAAAAATAAAGCGAACCACATCTGGGAGTTAACTTTTTGAATGGATTAGTAGGAAAGTTCGGGTATGCCCGTTACAGCTTTAGAAGTCTATGACTTCATGAGGTTATCGTTGCGAGACGATAATGAAAAAAGGTGGAACCACGATTTTACGTCCTTTGGCTTAATTGCCAAAGGACTTTTTGTTTTTCATCATGCAGCATTGTTGCAACCTGCAATGAACAATAGGTTTCAATGATACACAATACCAAGAGCACCTTAAAGGTAACTTTTTTTTTAGTAATTTTACAAGTACAAATGTAAATACGACTAAATCACATAAACAGAACAAGTACTCAATTGACCACTTCCTGACAGAGACTTTTTTATTCGCTGAGAGAAAAAGCTGGAAACCATTGATGAACACATCTGTTTCAGACATTTTCTGAATCAAGTAAGAAGGTGCGGTATTCTCCGTTATCAGAAAAGAATCTTTAGCTGAGCTAAAGATTCCATGAGGTTAATCCTGTGAGGGATTAACAAATTGAGGTGGAACCACGATTATTTCGTCCTCTTGGCTAATTAGTCAAGAGGACTTTTTTGTTTATTCTTACAAAAAATCAAAAACTGGAGGAAAAACTATGGACTACATTTTAGAAATCATGCCGGCTTTACTAGACGGTGCAATCATGACATTGAAAGTATTTATTTTTACACTATTGGGCTCGATTCCCCTTGGGATTTTAGTAGCATTTGCCTTGCAAACCAATTTTAAACCATTAAATTTTCTGATCAATATCTACATTTGGTTAATGCGGGGAACACCGTTATTACTACAACTTATTTTTGTTTTTTATGGTTTACCATTGATTGGAATCGTTTTTGAACGCTATGATGCGGCGCTATTTGCATTCATTTTGAATTATGCAGCATATTTTGCAGAAATTTTCAGAGGTGGTATTCAATCGATTCCAGAAGGACAATATGAAGCAGCAAAAGTTTTGCGTTTAACACGATTTCAGACAGTCTCACGAATTATTCTACCTCAAGTAATCAAAGTCGTATTGCCATCTATTGGAAATGAAGTAATTAATTTAGTCAAAGATACTTCTTTGATTTATGTGCTCGGTTTAGGAGATTTATTACGAGCAGGAAAAATTGCGATGAGTCGTGACGTAAGTTTACTGCCGTTAGTTTTGGTTGGCGTTATCTACCTATTATTAACTGCAATTTTGACTCTAGCTGCGAAAAAATTAGAAAAACACTACCAATATTATAAATAAAAGAATAACTATTACCATATATCATATCTAGCTTCGCAGACTAGACTCTAGGAAAAAAGATAAAAATCGAGTGAGACAAGAAGCGTCTCAATCAATTTTCCCTATTTTTCTATGAGACTGAGCAAGCCGCTACGCTTTTAAATTTAGGAGGAAAATTATGTTACTAATTAAAAATTTGACCAAAAGCTTTGATGGTCGTCGGATCATCGATCAATTGAATTTAGAAATTAAAGATGGTGAGATTCTAACGATCGTGGGACCATCTGGTGGTGGGAAAACAACGTTATTACGCTGCCTAGCGGGCCTAGAAACGATTGATTCTGGCGAACTTATAATGGATGGCGTTCCTTTTAATCCTGTTGAAATGGATAATGCCGATCAAGTTGTTGGGATCGTTTTTCAAGATTTCCAATTATTTCCTCACCTTTCTGTACTGGATAATGTCACTTTAGCTCCCATTCTCGCCTTAAAGCAAACAAGAGAAGCTAGCGAGGTAGAAGCGATCGATCTACTAACAAAATTTGGATTAGGTGGAAAAGAAAATCTTTATCCTTACCAATTATCAGGAGGTCAAAAACAACGCGTCGCACTAGCACGAGCTCTGGCTATGAAGCCGAAAGTTTTAGGTTATGACGAACCCACTAGTGCTCTTGACCCTGAACTTCGCCAACAA
This sequence is a window from Enterococcus sp. 7F3_DIV0205. Protein-coding genes within it:
- a CDS encoding GlsB/YeaQ/YmgE family stress response membrane protein, translated to MLSFIWSLIVGGVLGAIAGAILGKDVPGGVIGNIIVGFIGSWVGTMLLGNFGPVIGGFPIISALIGAVICIAIYSFIAKRMA
- the amaP gene encoding alkaline shock response membrane anchor protein AmaP, with the translated sequence MRVIKGLVSLLLIAGIFGIAGLYSQMLDLGVISTFFNNLLFQFDWLFYFYQVVLFGLLAVLFLMFLMVLFKPITKNQIQIKKDVGQVNVPLNTMESIAKSSLRKIVDSNDTQVKVRLTKRQTANVEVMIADEKQQHLLSKGKQMQELIPQALQNMAMIETNKTKIIFKKKKEESALLPSGKKESRVV
- a CDS encoding gamma-glutamyl-gamma-aminobutyrate hydrolase family protein, with the translated sequence MRRPIIGIAANEIEDAGARLYHLPISYTPCGYVKAVQLAGGLPLLLPVGAPDLAKEYIAQIDKLILAGGQNVSPRLYGEEIQVEEASLSEERDQFELALIEEAVAQKKPIFAVCRGLQLVNVAFGGSLYQEISHVNNNQFSHMQVPVSREIPTHMIHTEDRSILRKVYGEKTTVNSFHFQAVKKLADKLKVTAFSEDGIIEGIESEDPNLSFLGVQWHPDFAYDHSEQEMAVFRYVVEEL
- a CDS encoding amino acid ABC transporter ATP-binding protein — its product is MLLIKNLTKSFDGRRIIDQLNLEIKDGEILTIVGPSGGGKTTLLRCLAGLETIDSGELIMDGVPFNPVEMDNADQVVGIVFQDFQLFPHLSVLDNVTLAPILALKQTREASEVEAIDLLTKFGLGGKENLYPYQLSGGQKQRVALARALAMKPKVLGYDEPTSALDPELRQQVEEVILTLKAQGMTQIVVTHDMNFAENIADNLLTVKPVQ
- a CDS encoding DUF2273 domain-containing protein; protein product: MKNRMIMAPYRNQIIFTGLFVLTAILFMTIGFWKTVLLVALTAIGYLIGKMQDEKRSISSIIASIRAFFER
- a CDS encoding peptide ABC transporter substrate-binding protein: MKKKFGIFVLAASLLLTACSGGKGTSSSGEKTDSDKTTQQVIKVASGGELSTLDSAHYTDVYSSDMIGQVVEGLYRMDKNHDPELAVAASEPTVSDDGLVYTFKLKETKWSNGDPVIAGDFVSAFRNVVDPSFGSSSSNQMDVFKNGRKIREGQAKLDELGVKAIDDQTLEMTLEYPIPYLAQVLVGTPFMPKNEKFVKEKGEAYGTSADNFVGNGPFVISGWDGNTENWKLTKNKDYWDQKNVKLDTIDVQVVKEIGTGTNLFDAGDLDYTVLADTYALQYKDSPQAHFTPKAMVGYLSPNHKREVTGNVNVRKAILQGIDKETFAKDILGDGSTAINGFVPKDFAKDPETGEDFRKENGDFLPFDLKAAQKNWETAKKELGKDEIELELLSADSALAKKTIEYVQGQLQQNLPGLKITLKSVPLQNRLDLQTASDFDLVFGTWTPDYADPINFLEFYDSKSGLNTAGYNNPEYDKGLNDARITLANEPEKRWDKLKELEETLIEKDAAVLPLYQGAIGYLKSDRLKELQVFPFGRTISYRLAYVE
- a CDS encoding Asp23/Gls24 family envelope stress response protein — encoded protein: MDNKANGNTTEGTNANGIKTKLTFDDQVVKKIAGIAVSEIPGILGLSGNAITNLTDKFTNGNNPTKGISAEVGTKQVAIDLDVIGEYGKNIAQVFDTATKKVAEEVKNMTGLDVIEFNMNVDDIMTKEQYAEKFENKKKDENEEDKNNESNVRTLE
- a CDS encoding amino acid ABC transporter permease; this translates as MDYILEIMPALLDGAIMTLKVFIFTLLGSIPLGILVAFALQTNFKPLNFLINIYIWLMRGTPLLLQLIFVFYGLPLIGIVFERYDAALFAFILNYAAYFAEIFRGGIQSIPEGQYEAAKVLRLTRFQTVSRIILPQVIKVVLPSIGNEVINLVKDTSLIYVLGLGDLLRAGKIAMSRDVSLLPLVLVGVIYLLLTAILTLAAKKLEKHYQYYK